Within the candidate division WOR-3 bacterium genome, the region GTAGATCACCAATTTCATCAAGGAATAATGTTCCTTTATCAGCGAGTTCAAATTTTCCAAATTTCCTCTTTTCCGCACCAGAGAATGCCCCCCGTTCATAACCGAAGAGTTCGCTTTCAATCAATGTCTCTGGAAGTGCCGCACAGGATATTGGAATAAAATTGCGATTTTTCCTCGAGCTTGCTTCATGTATGAGTCGGGCAATCAATTCTTTGCCAGTCCCTGATTCGCCTAAAATCAAAACCGACGCGTCAGAACGGGCAATTCTTGGAATGAGCGATAGTATTTCTTTCATTTTTGGACTTTCTCCAACAAACTCGTCAAAATTAAATCTTTCTTCAATCTGTTCTTTCAATACCGCAATTTCCTGCTGGGTAATCTGTTCTTCATAAATTCTTTTTATCAACATTTCCAGTTTATTAAGGTCGATCGGTTTATTTAAATAATCATAGGCACCCAATTTTATTGCCTGGACTGCAGACTCAATTGTTCCAAACCCGGTAAGGATAATAAAATGTGTCTGGGGATCAATGGATTTCATCTGGCGCATTGTTTCAATTCCATCAATCTCGGGCATTTTCAAATCAAGAATGGCAAGGTCAAAGCTTAAGGTGCGGCTTTTTTCTATAGCTTCTTTACCGTGGGCAGCGGTTGTGACGGAATGCCCAAGATTTTTCAAAAATCCCGCAAGCAGCTCACGCTGGAAATCTTCATCATCGCATACAAGTATGTGCATAACATAATTATATTGAAATATTTTAAAAAATCAATTCAGAAATTATTATTTTCCATATCCTCAAAATCTTCTCCCGCATCATATTTTTTTGGTTCGGCACGGTAATTATTGAAATTGTAATTGAATCCCAAAATTATTGTTGGTGATTTTCTTTTATGTTCTTGATGGATATAAAAATTTGAACCTTCTGATATATTTTCAAATTTGCCGGTGCTAAATATATCACGCACCTGGAGTGTGAGATTTAAAGAACGAGGTATGATTTCCTGCCTTATTCCACCATTAACAATAAAAAATGAATTTCTCTCACCCTGTGCCATAATTTCAGGACCATGATATATACCGGTTATTTGCAATCTTGTTCCTTTTGATAATATAATGGAATTCATATTGCGTAAACTCCAGGTTCGGCTTTCCCGAGAAAATACACTATTATCTATTGTTCCTTCAATTCGGTGCCCATAGATATCTGCTGAAAGATTGATATTTAACCATTTGAAGATTCTCATATCTAATGTTGGTTCAATACCATAGGCATAATCTTTTCCTATATTTTCAACCGTTGATAATATTGTATCCCCCCGGTAAATTTGTGTAATATATTCAATTTTGTTATTGGTCA harbors:
- a CDS encoding sigma-54 dependent transcriptional regulator; amino-acid sequence: MHILVCDDEDFQRELLAGFLKNLGHSVTTAAHGKEAIEKSRTLSFDLAILDLKMPEIDGIETMRQMKSIDPQTHFIILTGFGTIESAVQAIKLGAYDYLNKPIDLNKLEMLIKRIYEEQITQQEIAVLKEQIEERFNFDEFVGESPKMKEILSLIPRIARSDASVLILGESGTGKELIARLIHEASSRKNRNFIPISCAALPETLIESELFGYERGAFSGAEKRKFGKFELADKGTLFLDEIGDLPLTVQVKLLRVLQEFTFERLGSNVPIKVDVRLICATNQDLKQKISEGKFREDLYYRINVVTINIPPLRERKEDIKPLVDHFLKKFAKLGRKPVKGITKEALNNLLRYDWPGNVRELENVIERALVLSRGELIGPEDVPLQSQESAKTTDSDLLAEVEKNHITKILEKTNWNLSEAARKLGIHRNTLRLKIKEFNLKEPEKKKT